A region of Triplophysa rosa linkage group LG16, Trosa_1v2, whole genome shotgun sequence DNA encodes the following proteins:
- the LOC130567513 gene encoding transcriptional regulatory protein AlgP-like, with the protein MPHGVPREKPPRDETGAVHGGKEKSQSPAGRPAESPAGTPAGRPAGRQAETPAGRQAGRPAESPARGPAESSAEEPVASPAGRPAASLARRSAGRPAESPARGPAESSAEEPAETPAGTPAGRQEGRPAESPARGPAESSAEEPVASPAGRPAASLARRPAESPARGPAESSAEEPAASPAGRPAASLARRPAESPARGPAESSAEEPAASPAGRPAASLARRPAESPARGPAESSAEEPAASPAGRLAASPAEVPAASLAGELAAAPDWSPAGHRTRETAASPAGEPAAAPDWSLAGYQTRETAASLARRLAESSVRRLAALPAEVPAASPAGEPAAAPDWSPAGHRTGERNTATPS; encoded by the exons ATGCCTCATGGCGTTCCAAGGGAGAAACCTCCGCGGGACGAAACA ggggcagtccatgggggtaaggagaagtcccagtccccggctggtagaccggctgagtcaccggctgggacgccggcagggagaccggctggaaggcaggctgagacgccggctggaaggcaggCAGGAAGGCCGGCTGAATCTCCGGCGAGAGGGCCGGCAGAGTCATCGGCTGAAGAGCCGGTTGCGTCACCGGCGGGAAGGCCGGCTGCGTCACTGGCGAGAAGgtcagctggaaggccggctgaatcTCCGGCGAGAGGGCCGGCAGAGTCATCGGCTGAAGAGCCGGCTGagacaccggctgggacgccggctggaaggcaggAAGGAAGGCCGGCTGAATCTCCGGCGAGAGGGCCGGCAGAGTCATCGGCTGAAGAGCCGGTTGCGTCACCGGCGGGAAGGCCGGCTGCGTCACTGGCGAGGAGGCCGGCTGAATCTCCGGCGAGAGGGCCGGCAGAGTCATCGGCTGAAGAGCCGGCTGCGTCACCGGCGGGAAGGCCGGCTGCGTCACTGGCGAGGAGGCCGGCTGAATCTCCGGCGAGAGGGCCGGCAGAGTCATCGGCTGAAGAGCCGGCTGCGTCACCGGCGGGAAGGCCGGCTGCGTCACTGGCGAGGAGGCCGGCTGAATCTCCGGCGAGAGGGCCGGCAGAGTCATCGGCTGAAGAGCCGGCTGCGTCACCGGCGGGAAGGCTGGCTGCGTCACCGGCTGAAGTGCCGGCTGCGTCACTGGCTGGAGAATTGGCAGCTGCGCCAGACTggtcgccggctggacaccggacccGAGAGACGGCTGCGTCACCGGCTGGAGAACCGGCAGCTGCGCCGGACTGGTCGCTGGCTGGATACCAGACTCGAGAGACAGCTGCGTCACTGGCGAGAAGGCTGGCTGAGTCATCGGTGAGAAGGCTGGCTGCGTTACCGGCTGAAGTGCCGGCTGCGTCACCAGCTGGAGAACCGGCAGCTGCACCGGATTGGTccccggctggacaccggactggagaAAGGAACACCGCGACCCCCTCTTAG